The sequence GAAATTGTTTTAAAATAGCTTGTTTAAACGCTAAATATCAATCTTTCACTCTCTACAGTTATTTTTCTAAAGAATTTATTAATCATTccttttaagaaagttttgatataaaaatataaaaaaataatgtaaaaaattatttttatatttctttttttctcataaaaaatttatagtttctAAAACAATGCCTTAGAACATTGGTTGACTTTTTCCCTTTCTTATtatgggttttctttttatgcaCAGGCAACACTAGTTTGAATTATCAATTATGTTCAACATGATCAACCTCATTCCACTATCATTCCTGTCAAAAATGGGTACGTATGACATTGAAATACACGATGCAAACGTTAAGGTAAGCATAGTCGACAATAGTGCTTTGGTTGATGCTAAGATAAATGAGTTAAAATCTTCATTACAAACTTCACAAAGGCATGTGGTTGGCCTCGACATTAAGTTTGCGGAAACGACCGGCATTGGTGACGATGGATTTTTTTCAGCTGAATATTATTTACCTGTAGGCAAGATTTTGCTTCTTTGTGTTGGGACTGATTGCTTGATGATCCAATTACCTGACTCGATGGAGGTAACTGATACCCTCGGGCAGTTTCTGTCTGACGAGACTATTTGTTATCTGGGTACCCAAATGAGCGTGAAAGTTGGAGAACTAGGCCGCCTTCATTTTAGTAAACACACGCAACGTGTGGATTGTAAGACAGGTGTTGAAGTAGGCTTTTTGGCTGCAAAAATTCTGAAGAAAGGCAATGTTGACGAGTATGGATTATCGAAGTTGGCAGGCGAAGTTGGGATGGACATAGAGGAACCAATTGGTGCATATCCTGACTGGAATGCAGTAGCGTTCTCAGATGAAGAGGTCAAGTATGCAGTGCACAATGCCTATACTTCTTATGTTATTGGGAATAAGCTCTTGGATACGCTCTAAGCCTCTTTAAGGCCATCTTGTTTAAGGGTTTGACTGCTTTGATTATGTGTTGTTAGTGTCCACATtatagctatatatatatgctaatgCTACATGTGATTTGTTATTTGTGTATTCGAACTACTTTAATGAAATTATGGTTGTGTTTGGTTTGTTGTAAATCATGTATATTAATTAGTTGTCCTGTGGTGGAAAAAAATTAGGTGAGCTCTGTATCTCCAAAATTGTGGAACAACATAAATCTAGTTCAATTGAAATCTTAAATGAGTACTGAATCATCATTGATTATCGTTTTTCCTTAACAACTTGAGCTCTCAATTTTTGTAACCtagtttattttactttattttctttaaaaattatatattttttattttacttttctcACTTACTTAGCATAAAAGTTACCAAAAATTAATGAACTATTCCCAAATGCAGTTACATAGTTGGGATCAAGATATTTATGCCTATAACAGTTGATGAAAGCCAAGCACGTGTAACACGTGCTGAAAGTAAACTTCATAACCATATTTTTGTATCAAGATAATATAAGTTCTATtagtaaaaaaacaatttaaatactTTGCCTAAAGTTCATGAAGATGAAGTCTCTCCATTTTCCAATAGGGAATGTAAATATATATGGTTTGGATTCATTTGATCACTCGATTCTATGTAAATTAAATCCATCAAATTCACCTAGGCTTGATGAATTTAATTCCTAGCAAATTCACCTAGACTCAGCCTCCATATAAACATCTTCATGCAAACAAGAGGCGCAGTAGTTTAAATGATTTCATCATGATAAACAACCAATTACCTGTAGCTCTCCAGTCAAAATTGGGCCGTAACTATGAAATTGTAATAGATGGTGAAAAGGTTAAAGTAAGTGTAGTCAATAATTATCGTGTACTCAGTTGGAAGATTGATGAAATAAAGTCTTTGTTACAAACTTCACGAAGCCGTGTTGTAGGTCTCGACGTTAAGAGTGTCCAAGACCTAGACAAAAAATCATTTGTGGTACAAATGTTGGTTCTTTCTGTTGGAACTCGTTGTTTGATCATCCAATTTCGCCATACCAAATACGCTCCCGATACTCTCATCAAATTTCTTGCGGATGACACTATTTGTTTTGTGAGTACAGGAATAGAAGACGAAGTTAATTTTGTTCTACACAATCGACATAATTTAGAATGTAGAACAGGCATTAAAGTTGGTCATTTTGCTTCCACTCTTCCAGGGTTCTGAAGAAAGCCAGCATTGTGAAGTATGGATTAGCAGAGTTGGCAGGCGAAGTTGGAATGGATATTAAGGAACCAATTGGTGGAAATGCTTCAAAGTCAGTGGATTTAACAGCATTCTATGCTACATGGATGTTAGGTTTCAAAATATATgtgaagaaaataaattacttattttgttaGGTGTGACCATATATACACAAGAGCCTTGTATTAGGTGTGGTTTCATTTTAATAAACGTTTAATTTGATCATGAATGATGATAAATTAAGCTCTGTCACAGGTTTCATCTTTTtatctcttctcttctttttcttttttttctttttttccctttcaaaaagTGACAAAAGAAGGTTTCAAAACCTAATTTTCTCTAATAGAATAAATTCGATAATGTCACAAAATTACAAGATTCATGACCTTTTGTTGGAGTTAAGAGAGTCACAATCCATTGACAAGATGGATTATGCTTAGAAGTTTCTGGGAACAAGATTTTGGTTTGTCTAAAAAGCGTATGAATCTAAAAATAAACGTTGGTGGAAGCTTAAAGGAGCCCAACCTAGTAAATATTAAATTGTGCTATGAACAAAAGTAGTAAAACCAAGCTTAAGCAATCCCTGATAAGACCAATCTTCAATGAATTCTCTTTTGAACTTGGGTATTACATGGAATACCATCAGTATACCAAATACTCGAGAACTTCCATCACTTCTTCGCTGACCctccaattaattaattcattgaAGTAAAAGGTTTTACGTTTCAAAGGTGTGAACTAGAGTTGATGAAGTTTTTTATAGGTGAAGGCAATATTCTTGGATCTAAAAATGGTTGTATGTGAATAAATGTACCACATGcaggctgcgtttgttttggcAGTAAACAACTTctggaaattattttacatcaTCACGTGTGTTTGGATACACATGTAAAATATGGTCAACTTGAAAATGATTTCCTTTGACCGTAAAATACAGCCTCTTCCAATGGAAAATCATTTACagttttattttaccttcaaacaaTTTCCAGAAACCACACCTAAAGAGAGAGAGCTCGAGCACATTCCTCACACAGTCCAAAACTCATCTCCAAGCTCACCTCAGCCAAGCTCCGGCCAACCCAGATCGTGCCGCCCCACAGTccaaaacccatctccaaaCCATTTCCCATGGTccaaaacccatctccaaaTCATCTCCAAACCATTACCTTCAAATCatttccagaaaaaaaaaaaaaaaagaaccaaaccaAAATCCACTCCAACGCCATGCAATCTCACCGTCCGAGCCGTGACTCTCACCGTCCATCAATCAAAGATCTACTCCAACGCCGCATGATCTTGAACCCAATCACCCTCGATAGCACGATCTTGCCTCCGCCACGCGATCTCGCCTTCACCGTCGATCACGCGATCTGGCCTCCACCACGCGTCTCGCCTCTGCCTTCGATCGCGCGAtctcgcctctctctcttccttcatgTGGTACATTTATCGCATGAGTATCTCCAAAAGCCAGTATATAAATGTATAAGCATCTAATGATATCTTGTGCatccaaattccaaaatatTTGAAGTTTTGTTAGTAAAAATGGTGGCAAATGGCAATAAGCCCCACATGTGCATTTAATTAGTTACCAGAGTTACACATTTGCACGAGTTTCAGTTaattcaactggtaaagtttctaataTTTGAATAAGAGATCAAAAAggatgtcataggttgaaattctctataaaaaaaaaaaaaagaagtcgcACCTTTACACCTTAAGGTTAATTATTATGCACTTGTATGTGAGATTGCTTTTGAGCTTTTATGTCAGAAGCCCACCATGTTGGCTTGCAAAGCTTGTGGTACCAAGGCACAAGTTATGCCTTTTACAGGTTGATGAAATACATTGGTGTCACACACGCCAGACTAAAATTCAGTATTTCttttgttctcaaaaaaaaaaaaatagcaccatatttttattatggatAACAAAAGTTGAAGTGTATATATGCGTGTTTATATAGAACCAAATTTAAGCATGTgtataaactcaaaaaaaaaaaaatttaagcatgTGTACCAAATTCGTACAGAAATTCCATCACTTCATCACTCAACTACTTCTAATAAAGTACTTGATACTAAGTGTATTATAAATTTAGGTGTTctcataaaaaacaataataataataatatagggtgttaaaatagataaaataatttttttaattattaaaagttaaatttttttagtacatTTATGTTTGACATTAATTTATAAACTCAGTTTTTTTATGTACAGTATTTtaaaacattacttttttttttcaaattttttttcaatacacAAACATACTTGACACGTTCACAACAAAAAGTTTCAACAAAAAGTAAAGAATTACGCTACGATCACATATTGTAGTGAGTTATGGCACAATATTGTAGCGATTTACGTGGTCTTAGCACCACTCAAAAGTTAAATGAGCTGTATGCAGATGAACATCCTTGTGAATGACTGACAGATGACTCTCACTAGGTGTGACTTCGGACTTGAAGTAAATATTGAATGGTCTTCAATTTGATAAAGCAGCAGACaaagacttaagagttaaggCGTGGGCAcatgtggaggagaaaaaaagtggtaaaaaaattataaaatattaaaccttcttattttttttaattaaaaagttaaatgggattgctacttttttttttccttttctttttaatggatCCAAAGATTAAGCCCACTTTATGCATCTTtgaatctctttttctttcaacgTTCTCTTTACTCTCTACTCTGTAcatctccctctttctctccttctctcGCTTTCCCTATAACTGTACTCTATACTCTATATCCGGCCAAACGCTCTTGCAGGAGCGATCGAGAAAGATAGAGAGATCCCTCTCCATTTCTATCCCAAGAAGTGAGTGTCTCTGTGATCTCTCTCTATTTTGTATAGTATTTTAGCTTGTGAATTGTTTGAAAATAGAGCTGTATGTTGCTCACTTTGCATATCAGGTTTCATTTGAAGCATGCATAATGTAGTCAGTCAAACCTCTCTCATAGAAGGCTTTCCAGTAACATGTTTGATATGTGctacaaaattttgtttatagtATGGGCACGTACTTTTATTTGATGTGTACGAAATTTCAATCTTTCACTCTCTACAGCTAGCTTTCCAAAGAATTGTAGTTTTTAGTGCTTGAAATGAAGAAAGATCAAATTTGGTTTTAGTTCTGTGATTGGTTGGCTTATCAAATTTGTTACTGTTGACTTGAAATAGATATTATAGTTGCCACCAAAATGATTTATACTTCCATGTCAATTTTTATGACCCGTTATTCTTATTGGCTCTGGTTAACAGGTGCCTGAGTATTTATTAatcaattattttaagaaagtattggtataaaaatataaaagaaaaatgtcaaaaaattagttttatatttctttttttcctataaaaagttTATAGTTTCTAAAACAATGGCTTAGACCATTTGTTGACTTTTCCCTTTCTTATTGTGGGTTTTCTTTTATGCTCAGGCAACGCTAGTTTGAATTATCAATTATGTCCAACATGATCAACCTCATTCCACTATCATTCCTGTCAAAAATGGGAATGTATGACATTGAAATACACGGTGCAAACGTCAAGGTAAGCGTAGTCGACAATCATGCTTTGGTTGATGATAAGATAAATGAGTTAAAATCTTcattagaaaattcaaaaaggcATGTTGTTGGGCTCGACATTAAGCTTGCTTTAAAGAACGACATTGGTGAAGATGAAGTTCTTCAAGCTGAAGATTATTTACCTGACGTCAAGATTTTGCTTCTTTGTGTTGGGACTGATTGCTTGATGATCCAATTACCTGTCTCGATGGAGGTAACTGATACCCTCAGGCAGTTTCTGTCTGATGAGACTATTTGTTTTCTGGGTACCGAAATGCGCGATAAAGTTGTAGACCTACGCCGCCTTCATTTTAATAAACACGCGCAACGTGTGGATTGTAAGACAGGTGTTGAAGTAGGCTATTTGGCTGCTAAAATTCTGAAGAAAGGCAATGTTGATAAGTATGGATTATCGAAGTTGGCAGCCGAAGTTGGATTGGACTTAAAGGAACCAACTGGTACACGTCCTGACTGGCATGCAGTAGCGTTCTCAGAAGAAGAGGTCAAGTATGCTGTGCACAATGCCTATACTTCTTATGTTATTGGGAATAAGCTTCTGGATATGCTCTAAGCCTCTAAGGCCATCTTGTTTGTGGGTTTGACTGCTTTGATTCTGTGTTGCGAGTGTCCACATTAGAGCTACATATATATATGCGCTAATGCTACATGTGATTTGTGTATTCGAACtactttttaatgaaatttctgGTTGTGTTTGGTTTGTCGTAAATCATGTATAATAATTAGTTTGTCTTTTGGGGGAGGGGAATTAGGTGAGCTCCATCACTCTAAGAATATCTCTAAAATTGTGGAACAACATAAATCTAACTTAATTAAAATCTTAAATGAGTGCCGAGCCATCATTGATTATCATTTTTCCTTGACAAACTTGAACTATCAACTTTTGTAAGCTAGTTTAACGCCGTGACAGGCGAAGTTGGAATGGATATAAAGGAACCAATTGGTGAACGTCCTGGCTGGAGTGCTAGATTTTTCTCACCAGAACAAATCAAGTATGCAGTGCGCAATGCCTATACTACTTATGTTATTGGGAACAAATTGGTGGAAATGCTTCAAAGTCAGTGGATTTAACAGCATTCTATGCTACATGGATGTTGGGTTTCAAAATATATgtgaagaaaataaattacttattttgttaggtgtgactatatatatatatataagagccTTGTATTAGGTGTggtttcattttaataaatatttaatttgatcATGAATGATGATAAATTAAGCTCTGTCACAAGTTTCTGCTTTTTatctcctcttctttttctttttctttctttccttttaaaaagTGACAAGAAGGATTCAAAACCTAATTTTCTCTAATAGAATAAATTGGATAATGTCACAAAATTACGAGATTCATGACCTTTTGTTGGAGTTAAGAGAGTTACAATCCATTGACAAGATGGATTATGCTCAGTAggttttgttttagttttagttttttttttttttttgagatttagaTAATGTTTAGTTCGGGAATATGAATTAACTTGAATTGTTATGATACTAAATCTCATGTGATAAAAATTCACTAGAACTAGAGCCTATGCAACTTATGTGTCACGAATCAAAAACCATTAAAACAATGTAACTTTTGACTTTCCATTTTCCTTAGTTATTGAAGACTCCATTTTCCAATGGGAATATGCTAATATGGtctagaatcatttgatcactCAGCTCAATGTAATTAAAtctcattgaaaaaaaaaaattaaaaacccttCGAATTCACCTAGATGAATTAATTCCTAGCAATAAACTCGccttgattttttgttttttattgaataaattcacCTTGACTTggcctcttcttctttttttttttctttttttttttttataccaaataAGACTTGGCCTCTATTTGGTTTGGTTAGGACAAAACAATGACCAATACCATTAGTAActgtgaaaaaaaatgataaaaattttagttgtgaAGTAACCATCATGCCAAGGGTGGCTGCtactttttatttcaaatgaTTAGGGTTGAttacactcttttttttttttcctgaataaaTTCACCTTGACTTGGCCTCTATATTTTGATTCTAATAGGAGCCGTATGACCAAATATAAACATTGGCAGAAGCTTTAAGGCGTCCATGCTAATAGTATTAAACAAACCAAGTTTAAGCAATCACTGATAACCCAAACTTCTATGAATTCTCTATTGAACATGGATTTTACTTGGAATAGCTCAGTGTACCAAATTCTTACAGAACTTCCATTATTTCTTCACTCACCCTCCAATTCATTGGAGAGAAAGGTTTTGTGTTTCAAAAGTGTGACTAGAGTTGAAAAGTTTTTCATAGGAAAGGCAATATTCTTGGACCGAAAAATGGTTGAGCTCAAAGACCAACAGCCGGTTGAGACTTGACCCTTGAGACTTGGGAGTGCCTTTTGAATTGGGAGCGGTAATTGCTTTTAAGTTTCTTGGTTTAAGTTTTTTCGGGATTACACAGAAAATTTCCAATGAAAAATGCGAGCTCAGCATTAAGAAGGCCACCATGTTGGCTTGCTAAAATTGTGGTACCAAGGTACTGACAGCTGAGCAGTCCAAGCAGCTCACCATATTTTTataacttcttctttcttttttttttgagaaaccaactTGCTTAGCTTTTAGTAAGATAGATTGGCTGAATCAGCCAGAATTACATCATAAACTGGTAATGGAAGTGGAACAGTCTCCATCCACACAACAAAATCAGAAAATTTTGAAGCATGAATAATCACAAGTCACAACCATTCTAACAGTGCAACTCTTGACTTTCCATCCTTCAATtaattcccataaaaaattaaaaaaatttaaaaaaaaaaaaaaaaaaaaaacccctttcGGATTCTCCTACATGAATTAATTTCTAGCAATAAATTCACCTTGCCtggaccttttctttttctgataaATAAATTCACCTTGACTTGGCCTCTATATAAACATCCCCAGGcaatttctttctttacttGTAGTTTTCTTGCTAGTACAAGAAGCGTTGTTTTGAATATGTGGCGCCTGGGGAGCAAACTTTCAAAAATAGGTTTACGTGAAATTGAAATAAATGGTTCGAAAGTAAAGGTATCTGTGGCCGATAATTCTGCTTTGGTTGTTACTAAGATTAATGATTTGAAGTATTCATCAAGTGAGAGGCGTGTTGTTGGACTCGACTACAAAAATACGCCAACAGGCAAACTGTTGGTTCTTTGTATTGGTGCTCATTGTTTGATCATCAAATTAAGCTGCTTGGACTGTGTTCCTAAGACTCTCAGCCAGTTTCTGGCTGATGAGACTTACTATTTTCTGGGTACAGGAATGAGTAACATAGTTCAAGCACTACAAAAATACTATGATATACAATGTGGGACAGGCATTGATGTTGGTTATCTTTTTGCTAGGATTCTGAGGAAGCCCAACATCGAGGGGTATGGATTAAAAGAGTTGGCTGATGAAGTTGGGATGCATATAGAGCAACCAGTTGGCAAATGCCCAAATTGGAATGCTCCAGTGTTCTCAATGGAACAGATCAAGTATGCAGTGCACAATGCCAATACTTCTTATGTAATAGTGGACAAATTGTTAGAGTAATGTGGACTCCTATTCCGAATCTCCGATGATGATGATACGTGAGTTTCGGGTTCCAAACTATTTTTGAATAAGTTTATGTTTGTCTTAAACATGGTTTAAAT comes from Castanea sativa cultivar Marrone di Chiusa Pesio chromosome 3, ASM4071231v1 and encodes:
- the LOC142628356 gene encoding uncharacterized protein LOC142628356, which translates into the protein MGTYDIEIHDANVKVSIVDNSALVDAKINELKSSLQTSQRHVVGLDIKFAETTGIGDDGFFSAEYYLPVGKILLLCVGTDCLMIQLPDSMEVTDTLGQFLSDETICYLGTQMSVKVGELGRLHFSKHTQRVDCKTGVEVGFLAAKILKKGNVDEYGLSKLAGEVGMDIEEPIGAYPDWNAVAFSDEEVKYAVHNAYTSYVIGNKLLDTL
- the LOC142628357 gene encoding uncharacterized protein LOC142628357 gives rise to the protein MINNQLPVALQSKLGRNYEIVIDGEKVKVSVVNNYRVLSWKIDEIKSLLQTSRSRVVGLDVKSVQDLDKKSFVVQMLVLSVGTRCLIIQFRHTKYAPDTLIKFLADDTICFVSTGIEDEVNFVLHNRHNLECRTGIKVGHFASTLPGF
- the LOC142627413 gene encoding uncharacterized protein LOC142627413, whose protein sequence is MSNMINLIPLSFLSKMGMYDIEIHGANVKVSVVDNHALVDDKINELKSSLENSKRHVVGLDIKLALKNDIGEDEVLQAEDYLPDVKILLLCVGTDCLMIQLPVSMEVTDTLRQFLSDETICFLGTEMRDKVVDLRRLHFNKHAQRVDCKTGVEVGYLAAKILKKGNVDKYGLSKLAAEVGLDLKEPTGTRPDWHAVAFSEEEVKYAVHNAYTSYVIGNKLLDML